A stretch of Toxoplasma gondii ME49 chromosome V, whole genome shotgun sequence DNA encodes these proteins:
- a CDS encoding RNA recognition motif-containing protein (encoded by transcript TGME49_283740), translating into MSRSVERNSSPSSGAYQMWLGNIPFDATEEDLKTLLSRVGRVLQVRIKYDEGGQSKGFAFCEFPDPETCYLAYVTLNNADLGGRKLKIDFATDELRQRYGSSGGGAARAERRKAPAGSLAGTSGAEEALRGLGTAAGDSLLGPGPGAKAFRGRDTRAVGAVDPRAQGLGFRTRPVSLYDGAAAAADIMEILRTFSTTQLISFLGEMKTLMKEDAGACRRLLSAHPALVYAALHAVYLLGSPRPERGRQDPRSSQRSSSLAPPEKKQKVETETREEETRARSVDGGDLRSLERHMGLPEAQLEKARRNRTERQEQLQHAGLLSVPVATARQENGPSQGRAQGAGDAAPGQPGDGGGFGPQAGGAQLASPLAPEKPGPAGDRSVPGPQSGLAPQNLSAASLSGGQSSSSGTAAGRGLPGVQRGVAGGAAAPQAKARGVSGGAPQLGLPTCVGGALPQAAAGTRPQEESLRRTARQSTERDVSFSARASSQERRRERSVSSGGPPHTLQAAPAQPALQTGTQETSWPAQPGRAEVREKRPSGESQEAFGVGGVVPQHPALAVPPAPDALVEEVLKSPDILTNVLNSRPTTMQDWPQEQRQQVLALQSALLRRGYRVAH; encoded by the exons aagatctgaagacgcttctctctcgagtcggTCGCGTGCTCCAGGTCCGCATCAAGTACGACGAAGGCGGCCAAAGCAAGGGCTTCGCTTTCTGCGAATTTCCAGATCCCGAGACCTGCTACCTCGCCTACGTGACGCTGAACAACGCGGACTTGGGCGGGAGGAAACTGAAGATCGACTTCGCCACTGACGAGCTCCGCCAGCGCTACGGATCTTCTGGGGGCGGGGCCGCCCGCGCTGAGAGACGCAAGGCGCCTGCAGGATCTCTGGCGGGCACTTCCGGCGCCGAAGAGGCACTGCGAGGCCTGGGGACAGCGGCTGGAGACAGTCTGCTCGGGCCCGGGCCGGGCGCGAAGGCCTTCCgcggcagagacacccgcgCTGTCGGCGCGGTTGACCCGCGAGCCCAGGGCCTGGGGTTCCGGACGAGGCCTGTGAGTTTGTACGACGGCGCCGCGGCGGCAGCGGACATCATGGAGATTCTGAGGACATTCTCCACGACGCAGTTGATCAGTTTCCTCGGTGAAATGAAGACCTTGAtgaaggaagacgcaggtGCCTGCCGGCGCCTGCTCAGTGCGCACCCGGCGCTGGTCTACGCGGCCCTGCATGCCGTGTATTTGCTGGGGAGTCCGCGACCCGAGCGCGGGCGCCAGGATCCCAGAAGCAGCCAGAgatcttcgtctctcgccccgcctgagaagaagcagaaagtcgagacggagacacgcgaagaagagactcgcgCGCGGTCCGTCGACGGCGGTGACCTCCGGTCTCTCGAGCGCCACATGGGCCTCCCTGAGGCCCAACTCGAGAAGGCGCGGAGGAACCGGACAGAACGCCAGGAGCAGCTGCAACATGCaggcctcctctctgttccggTGGCGACTGCGAGGCAGGAGAATGGCCCCAGCCAGGGCCGCGCCCAAGGCGCCGGCGACGCGGCGCCGGGACAGCCCGGGGATGGGGGGGGGTTCGGCCCCCAGGCCGGTGGAGCCCAGCTAGCGAGTCCCCTCGCGCCCGAAAAGCCGGGCCCAGCCGGAGACAGATCGGTGCCGGGCCCACAGAGTGGCCTCGCGCCCCAGAACCTCAGTGCGGCGTCCCTCTCTGGAGGGCAGAGTAGTTCTTCAGGGACAGCGGCAGGCCGCGGCCTTCCCGGCGTGCAAAGGGGAGTGGCTGGAGGAGCCGCCGCGCCCCAGGCGAAGGCCCGAGGCGTTTCCGGTGGAGCTCCGCAGCTGGGACTTCCAACGTGCGTAGGCGGCGCTCTCCCTCAGGCTGCTGCAGGGACCCGGCCGCAGGAAGAGTCTCTTCGCAGGACGGCGAGACagtcgacagaaagagacgtttccttctcggctCGAGCGAGCTCtcaagagagacgaagagaacgcagcgtctcctctgggGGTCCACCCCACACTCTGCAGGCCGCGCCGGCCCAGCCGGCCCTCCAGACGGGGACACAGGAGACATCTTGGCCCGCGCAGCCGGGACGAGCCGAGGTCCGAGAGAAACGGCCTTCCGGCGAATCTCAAGAAGCCTTCGGAGTCGGCGGCGTCGTTCCCCAACATCCTGCTCTGGCAGTCCCCCCTGCTCCAGATGCTCTCGTCG AGGAAGTATTGAAGAGCCCGGATATTCTGACCAA CGTTCTGAACAGCAGACCCACCACGATGCAGGATTGGCCGCAAGAGCAGCGGCAGCAAGTTTTGGCTCTTCAGTCG gcgctCTTGCGGCGGGGTTACCGCGTCGCGCATTGA
- a CDS encoding endomembrane protein 70 subfamily protein (encoded by transcript TGME49_283730~Predicted trans-membrane domain (TMHMM2.0):31-49:304-327:375-398:402-422:433-456:470-493:530-550:564-587:599-622:641-664), with amino-acid sequence MKDGIELSSLGGEGRRNSRMSAREKERRETPGSCVLPALALLFFLLLFYKLATSSLLSRSSSYLSDATAHAAGSAVSVCVSKAWPLFNPLETYNFYDKLGVCTPETVEYAPMTLGQVLRGDRLMKSRFDIAYGVAEETPRKLCVMALNRERMASWRELIEQNFFMEMYVDELAVHEAFGVKARQERRDPQEETGEATEEKTRFLVRKHFAFLLGYNDGHVVRAEIENISLEQDFLDITELPAPGETVEVEFTYTVRWQDRPDIKPAFRVSRQLSSPFAPVASDEAEARTSSGQKRVSVDVHWLGILNSFVFTLLIVLLLTVLLLRIVKADLHNMMFRLADEEMASAGLEEETGWKLLHADVFRPPPHRMPLSAMVGCGAHLLMLVLATIVVGCFTPYLERGELLSCSLLAYLLTSFIAGYLSSSTYRKMGGVKWAWSLVVTCIMFALPLFVIWCALNSLALVYNSTAALPFGTAFLLFACWFFVTLPLTIIGGIWGRRRAVRQLAGGQAFPCKTNKLAREIPRVRWYNQPLLQTAISGVMPFSGIYIELHYLFMSVWSSNRIYSFYFFLLLAGVLLFVSAAAVSVLLTYMHLNAEDHRWWWRSFLSGGSVSLYFFLHCVYYFFTSTRMHGALQTAFFFGYSLAVSWMLFLMAGCVTFSANFLFVKYIYSRIKSD; translated from the exons ATGAAGGACGGCATCGAGTTGTCTTCCCTCGGCGGTGAAGGCAGGCGGAATTCACGGATGTCTGCGCGCGAGAAAGAGCGCCGAGAGACGCCCGGCTCTTGCGTGCTGCCTGCGCTCGCgctgttgttttttcttcttctcttctacAAGCTCGCGacctcgtctctgctctcgcgctcctcctCGTACCTCTCCGACGCCACTGCGCATGCTGCTGGATCcgccgtctccgtctgcgtgAGCAAGGCTTGGCCTCTGTTCAATCCGCTGGAGACGTACAACTTCTACGACAAGCTAGGCGTCTGCACACCCGAGACGGTCGAGTACGCACCCATGACTCTGGGGCAGGTTCTGCGCGGCGACCGCCTGATGAAGAGTCGGTTCGACATCGCCTACGGCGTCGctgaggagacgccgcggaAGCTCTGCGTGATGGCCTTGAACAGAGAGCGCATGGCTTCCTGGCGAGAACTGATCGAACAGAACTTCTTCATGGAAATGTACGTCGACGAGCTCGCAGTCCACGAAGCCTTCGGGGTGAAGGCCCGGCAGGAGCGCAGAGACCcgcaagaggaaacaggcgaggcgacagaagagaaaacgcggtTCCTCGTCAGGAAAcacttcgcgtttcttctcggctACAACGACGGACATGTCGTTCGCGCAGAAATCGAAAACATCTCTCTCGAGCAAGACTTCCTGGACATCACCGAGTTGCCG GCGCCAGGCGAAACCGTCGAGGTGGAGTTCACGTACACCGTGCGCTGGCAAGACCGTCCCGACATCAAGCCTGCGTTTCGAGTGTCTAGACAGCTCTCCTCGCCGTTCGCGCCCGTGGCGAGtgacgaggcagaggcgagaactTCTTCTGGGCAGAAGCGTGTGTCGGTCGACGTTCACTGGCTTGGAATTCTGAATTCGTTCGTCTTCACTCTCCTCATCGTTCTCCTCTTGActgttctcctcctcagaATCGTCAAGGCCGATCTCCACAA caTGATGTTCCGCTTGGCCGACGAGGAGATGGCGTCTGCAGgtctcgaggaagaaacag GATGGAAACTTTTGCACGCTGATGTGTTTCGGCCGCCACCCCATCGCATGCCGCTCTCGGCGATGGTCGGATGCGGCGCCCATCTGTTGATGCTG gTCCTCGCCACCATCGTTGTCGGCTGCTTCACTCCTTACctcgagagaggcgaacttCTCTCTTGCAGTCTCCTCGCGTATCTCCTCACCTCCT tcatTGCAGGATATCTGAGCTCGAGCACTTACCGCAAAATGGGCGGAGTCAAGTGGGCGTGGAGTCTCGTCGTCACATGCATAATGTTCGCC CTGCCCCTCTTCGTCATTTGGTGTGCTCTGAACTCGCTCGCCCTCGTGTACAACTCGACTGCGGCGCTGCCCTTCGGAAcggctttccttctcttcgcctgctggTTCTTCG tGACTCTGCCTCTCACCATCATCGGCGGAATCTGGGGCAGACGCCGGGCGGTGCGGCAACTCGCAGGCGGCCAGGCGTTTCCCTGCAAg acgAACAAGCTTGCCCGCGAAATTCCGCGCGTTCGCTGGTACAACCAGCCTCTCCTTCAGACGGCGATCAGCGGCGTTATGCCCTTCAGCGGGATTTACATTGAACTGCATTATCTCTTCATGAGTGTTTGGTCCTCGAATCGAATTTACAGTTTCTactttttcctgcttctcgccgGAGTTCTGCTCTTCGTCTCAGCTGCAGCCGTCAGCGTCCTCCTCACCTACATGCATCTGAACGCCGAAGACCATCGCTGGTGGTGGCGGTCGTTCCTCAGCGGAGG gAGCGTGAGTCTGTACTTCTTCCTGCACTGCGTCTACTACTTCTTCACGAGCACGAGGATGCACGGAGCGTTGCAaactgcgtttttcttcggctACTCGTTAGCTGTCTCCTGGATGCTTTTCCTCATGGCAGGCTGCGTGACGTTCAGTGCGAATTTCCTGTTCGTGAAGTACATTTATTCTCGCATCAAGTCGGACTAG